ttgttaatgcagatagatttctagatgtctcaattaaaatttatcgttttgtatctgttagaatattgtttgtcacgtatagaatttatagcagcaatattctagcaatacctctagaaaatttagatcccattgccaaatgataattgcaaatatattgtccttgacaattataaaccttaaagataggcatcacagacaaattttctaaattgtctaaattacactaatagtacagatataaattctgtctctgtcatttaaatcgattaagtgcaaaatatatgcagtatcacagtatttgctaataatttatctgtttcagttaattttttttcacttggaaaatttttgttcaagttgcaagatcatttttttgagtgtaaaaaataaaaaaatgatttttttcaccCAGATCACTTTTGTATAAGTCCTGACTATACAAGAAACGAATTcgtttaaatgaatttcaacgATATTAGCCACACTTTTGCATAAGAATACtccacatatttttaatagaaatgcttttaacattaaatgtcCAAAAGTTTTCAGAAATCCTTTAGATTAACGTTTATGAATTTCTTTGTATTCTTCCCTTGAAACTTGCAGTATTAATTCTCACCAGGAAGTCTGACAAGATAGTTGCTCGCCCCTATTTATGGTTCACCCTGAGAAATTCGCAAaggtattttaaaaactttcctCTCTAAAGGAGAAGGGTGAGTCGGAAATTGTTGAAAACAAGCGACGTACTCCACTGTCTTGTCCTTATTGCGTAATGATTCTTTAATTCACAATCAGTAATTCGTAAGAATATCACGCGAatagacaattttattttacactagttgaaattcaaataatttagatCGTATCATTAaccaatattatatacaatattctaacagatacaataaatacgataaattttaattgagacatctagaaatctatctgcattaacaaaatattttaatacaaaaatattatttatcttttatccaTCTCTTTCTCACacttttctcaaaaatttttttatgattcaaTAGGGAAATTTTGGTTTTAGAACAATAGCTAACGATGCTTTTATCTCTGAAACATATTCTCTTGAATATTGGCTGTACGTATACCATATATTGGACGTAATTTGAATTCTCCATTGAGCATAAGCTGGAGATACGATACATGTCAAATACACGTTAACTATTTGACGTTGTCTATTTATTCACCATGATCTATtcaaataaagagagaaaggacaagaaagagagaaagaaagagaggtattttttttctgaaaatgtttatataaaatgtacataataatattactttgtttaatgtaaatctaacaaaaatttataaaacaattttgaaacaaaaaagcAGTGAGATTTTTTCAAGAGAAAAGAATCTTGGCAAccaagttttttattttcttaaaatcttGAGCAGAAGATAAACCAACGCGGATAAAGCTTGCGTAATAACATCGCAAACACAGGCATAAATCTACCCTTAGACGTGCCTGAAATCGAATTTCCATCGTTCCATTAATCATCAGCTTGCTCCGACTTTTCCGTTGCTCCCATCACGAAGTGCCACTCGTTGACATGTCACGTGTTACGACCCgtaaatgtataaaagaatatagatttatatccctcacatatataaaaaatatctgcgTGAAAAGAGACgacacttatttatttatgaagaaAAGAAGCTTTGAAACAATTTCTTAGCGGAAATTTAGCAAAAATGCACGATTAATCATAAACTAAAGGgaacatttgataaatatatctgtttattaaaattttaattaaatattatacatctcTGTCTGTGGTTAttcaaaatcttatttttgtgctacttttcttttacattttgtattataatccTGCTTTGTCaaataactaatttaaaaGGCTAAATTGCACCGATAGTCACGctgcaaaatttataagaagatttctttttattacctcttacatttattttctcgttgTCTACCCATAGCTCGTCCCAATTCATTTTATCCCTTGCACTGAGGTAGttggaattaattaaatcgctTCTAGAATTCTTCGCGGCAAATTCACAATACAAAGAGACGACATACAACTACATACATTTCAAGAAACTGGACAGCTAAAACAAAGAGACTAAAGCGAATGTTTAAAGGGAAGGATAATACAAcgcagaaaatataaaagcttgGGAAATAAGTGACCCAACGGTATGTTGGAATTTAATAAGCTCAAAGTAGACGTCCTCTCTTTGTTTGCACAAAGAATTCACATTTTGGCATAATTACCTGGCAACATCAATTTACTACGAATAATCTAATCAGACGAGCAAGATGCAAAAATCTCATattgctttataaaaattccacATTTACAGAATGACAAATCtcttatctaattttatatcttgtaaaattgttAAGAGGAGAAAATGTGagagaaacaaattattataaattttttgctttctctctctatctccatcttctcttttttaacatttttgaaaagactttataatttatacgcgggaaacaaaaaattgattaaaaaactcaaaactgtataattaagataaagttagcacataataaaattttatttttgttgaacaaaaatattatttttttattactagttTTTTAGAAAAGCAAAGTAATATATCAATGCTATATTTTATGAGTCTATtttacaattgtaatatttataataattattataaaaaaaacattgaggTGTGTacagacaaagagagaaagagagggagaaagacaAATCtacctaaaaataaaaaatgtttaaacacTTTGGGAaacatatagtataatatgtaCCTAGTagaatgtgatatatatgtatatataaatgtgttaaaAGTATAGTAAACAACGAGGggaaataaatgtttgttaAACCAGTTTGATTTTTTGATAGTGCTCATAAGTTTTCGTCCGCAATTAAACAGAAATACGCAGTTTATTTTGGTTACTTTATAGCTTCCTAACGGCTTTGACATGTGCACGATCCCAAAACCTTCGTACGATCCAATCTTCTCTGTAGCATAAACATAGACGTGATGACAGGGTAAAGGCGTGTGTTCTCTGCTACTTTACAAAGTATCCTAAACAGAAACCTCCGCAATAGCTACGACGCTGAAACAGAATGtagtgtgaaaaaaaaagaatgtttgtcctcatattatttttaaagagaaagaaatttgattgattggattaaataaaaattccctgtaaaaatatcgcgtgttattatcttatattattcgCATATAACGAAGTGTCTGTCACatttgtgtattttaaatatctaccattgttttaaatatccaCCATTTGTTTCTCTTAGTTATACAGAGCGTAAATTTATTCGATTGTATGTAAGGAAGAATCattaattttgctttattcGTTTACGTCCAGATCTTATCCAGACAGATGCGACGCTGACGGCTTGATTGTTTGCGCTGTCGACGACTCATTGAGCGACGTGTCTCGAATGAATTTGCGTAAGCGAGGTGCATTATCGTATatccattatttaaaataaataaactcttttgcataatttcatgaaaattgtGCCACGCGTAAATATTTACCAATTGCatgcaaatgtaatttttttacgtattaaatatgaaatttttgctTAAATTGCGAATATGAAAATGGTAGTATTACTCGCCATACAATAGAGAGCATTTGAATAGCCCGGATTTCATTAATTCACCAATTATATTTTGCGCCAAATACTCATAATTTCTGAACAAGACTAATGTAAGtgatgatatattaaattgggtaattaattattattaatacatatatacctgTTTTGATACTGCGTAAAAACCTTTATAATACGCTGATAAATAACCGATATTAACatgattatgttatatattaccTTAATTATTTGCATGTCAATATTGATTGTTTATCAACGTATCTTGGTTGTTTATCAATATGGAGAGTTTCATATTATGCAGCGTATTAAAACaaacatatatgataattaaatgctcgatttaatacataatcatttatagatataatccaaaattatattatataatataatgcaaaaatttattaaattcctcaATAGACATTAGAAAATAACTTGCgacgcaaatatatatatttgaatattatattataattatatttttgttaattcatACAGgctaattatgtaaatattgtacacAATCGCTTACagatataatgcaaaattatattatatgtataatataatgcaaaaatttattaaattcttcaatAGATGTTAGAAAATAACTTGCgacgcaaatatatatatttgaatattatattataattgtacattaattaatagagtctaattatgtaaatattgtacagctatacacacatatatgtctgtttttcttaatattttcacccttttgcattatttttcatttaaaagtcCTCGCTATTCAATGCACATgccttgtattatataatacggCCTTTGTTtatcactatatatattatatatatatatatataatatataacatatatatatatatataattgcagcAAGAAAATTTATCCCACTGAAAGTAGTCTATCTACTTGATTACTTCGAGAAGTGTGTACCTAAGAATTAACGAAAGAGGCATGAGCGTTTGTTCGATCTAGTTTTTCCTTTTAGTGTCCACCATATTTAAGTAggagataattaatttctttcaccATTGTTTTCCTCCCTTACTCTCTCTTATTACATCGCGGTACCTTTTTGTCGACCTATgtattatttctcttctctactacatttttttctcgtccCTTCTCTGAAACTCTTTCCGCAAGAAagctttgaaatatatttactaagcCTAACGACTGAAATTGAGTAAACATTCGGGATGCTTGAGCAACGCGTTCGCGCGTCGTTAAAATCTGCTCGGCTACATCTGGGTGACATCAGTGCGCGTTATTATCGAAGGATcccttttaattttacactttCCGACCACCGTTCGAGTGCATTTTAATAGGCGTAATACCGGTCGCCTGATAGGTCGCCGAGGCACGAAAGCGAGAGCACCGGCTAAAAGCAATTTGCAGCTTTTATGAATCCATATCTCGCATCTACGACTCTATTGTACgataaataactaattaaaaatagcagcaaattgcaaaataaataaatagtatacgccttaaagttatataaactAATTCGAATAGAATGATTGTGgtcgaatattattaaacattcgGCTATCTTATGGAAAATGGTCGACGCTTAAATTCACACTCTTGGTAGaagaaaatgtgaaataaaaatgcagtattaaaaaattaattgaattaataaatgtatattatgtatatatattctatatacattctatatcttatctatataaaaattaatagcaattctctctctccctctttctctatttgaatataattatatgtaaaatgtaaaatattattttatcaaaagctatttatatatttttttttttttaaattatatataattggtaCGTGATCTATCAAAATGATTTAGATAATGCTTGAATGCGTTTATTTTCAGCTTGAgatctaaagaaaaaataattagtatcaCTCCATTCTCGATTAAAGATACGTAACTTTTTCTACTATGAAAAGAATAGGATGAGAGTTGCAATTAAAGAAATCTTGGAAACTTTAAttgaagatttaaattaaaaagttgtcCCGCTCAATTTCCATTGTATCAGTATGAGTCAATAAATGAAGTTGCACGAAAAGATCTgcatttcttataataattcaacGAGTTTTGTTTCGGGATATCTGAGTAATCCTTTTCTCGCATTCATTCTATCGTATGAAAACGTAGACAATTTGCTTTCGatctataacaaataaaatatacaaacattACTTTGTACTTTGTATGTCCGATATTCCTAGCACAGTTAGATCGCGATATCGTAACATAAGTAAAATGCGAAAGATAACATGCAATATATTCCAAACAACGTTTGCGATGAGTCGATACTGTCGATGGTAACCTAGATGTTGAAAGTTTTGTTGACTCATAAACGTACCCTATCGTCTTTCGAGGAGAGTGGTTTAGATTTATGTCCGCAGCGAATAATTCGCGTCATGAATTCTCCCAATTGTCATTCCGTAGATAATCAATGCTCCATTTTGAAGATAAAATGTCCTATTTACTTTACAAGCTGTTTGCATGGTGTAGAAAACTTTCATTTTATTCGATagttactttaaaaaaagagagagaacgagaaaaaGCCATCAGGAACGATTTAAAGTCTTGTTCTTCTTTCCTTAAGTAAATTGGCGAGGATAACTGTCATAAATTTTCACGTAAAGAGCTTTGCCAGCAGCTAAACGTTATCATAAATTCAATATCTTCATCAAATATAGTTTTTCgatagattattaatttctttaaaaacgtgtttcagatatttttcatatgaTGCTACAAACGTTAACATTTTTAGCATGTATTAGTTCTTTTTgtgcacagaaaaaaagaatattcttattttgacaatatctttagtttcaaaatgtaaaccttgaaatgaaattatattgcgttaaacaaaggAAATTTGCTTgaatgaagacattttatatagttcaaccaagaaaaatatatccttgttattagagaataattttcttgaatggagaggaaaaaatgttgaatagaaaataacacttgttcaaatcgaagattataattttcttagagttaaaataattattttattcttgaaatgacaatcgtagtattgaaataaaattataatattgttaaaatttaagattttttaattctttcaagaagattataaattattgtgtatatatgaatatgaaacaatgaacgtgtttatatgagtatataagttttgatttgacacttgctttttttctgtgcGGACAAacgcttataattattaccatAGGGTAAACTATGAGCATGATGGCTATAcggaataaattacagttaagctatcgtaattgACGTTAGacgtattataaagatatgtaaattgttatatatgacctataatttttattttcgttttcactatttttttataaatattatggtcatcttttccttaaaagctggataagatggccaatgcttatgttgtactattttgataatataaaatttctattaaacattttccttttaatttcgataatattacgtaattaaagcttcagtgaagataatttgccaaacattattaaaaaataacaaaaataaaagtatgttttttgcattttaaaaaactatggccatcttacccgagtttaccctataaaCAGAAAAGTCGTCATGTTACAAGTATTACCATACTGTTTTACAATTGAAATAGctcttatttctctttttttatctctgtGAAAATCCGAGTTTCATAGCTCGAAAATCGTTTGCCCGACCTATCAAGTGCCGTGCTTTCTACTTGTGTAGTGTTACGAGAAACCTGCGTGGTTTGCCAAAACGTTGTAGAGCCTGCAGCGGTAGCTTTCGAGTTGCAGTAAGAGCTTTCACGGGTCAACACGATTCGGTACAAAGGTATTCTCTCGCCTGCACTCTCTGTCTATCACTCTCAAACCGTCGACAAAATTCTCTGAACTATTGTCAGAATGCGCGAGCAACTTGCACAAGCAAGATTTCCCTGGGAATCGGAactagtaaaattattatgtcgcCGCCAGCATTATTGCTGTATTGCCCCTATAGTAATTTCATTGCGTCTCACGTAGAATGAAATGGTATTCTGAATACGTCTGTATTCACTCCTTTCCAATTGCtgacaataaattatgttaaaccGCAAGTATAATGATAGTATAATTACACTTTTCGTTGTAATTATATTGCGTAATTGTTAAGAAAATGAATGTTTtcttgcaaatataattaaaaagcgaacgcaataatattaaataactttttgtttccgtaatttattaatttattatagatatattatcgtgtagtatatttttattaattttttttttctatttctgttTCAGATTCTGCTGTCAAAAGCAAAGTACAATCTGATAaagcaaacaaaaaaaagttcgTCTTGAAGCTGTTATCCGGCAAGCTTGGATAATAATCTGAGGTCGTGCGCGGCAAATGATTGACAGAATGACATCAATGTCACGTACGTTATCCTCGTCAACAAAACAAACTTTAGTTATGTCGATATCTCCGCCATTATTTCTTGACAGAATACCAAGAAGATATCTGTAATCCCAtctaagataaaataaagttctgctacgattaattacattatgtaaTAAGGATCGGCGCAAAAATTGTTTGAGAACAAGGTGTGCAGCCAGGtgtttttctattcttttttcgCTCTCTTCTCAATAACGTTTTAACGTCCGGAAATCAATGATGATGAATACAACGATAGATATGATGGATTACGTTCAAAATTCAACTTACAACTTAACGCACAACGATATAGGCCAGAATTGCGAGGCTGAATTGCCAATTATCGCTCTGGTCAACCAGATACTCTACTCTATCGTCTGCATCGTCGGACTCCTCGGCAATACTTTGGTCATTTATGTCGTCCTGCGCTTCTCGAAGATGCAAACCGTGACGAACATGTACATCGTAAATTTGGCGATCGCGGACGAGTGCTTCCTGATAGGTATACCATTTCTAGTGACGACGATCAGTTTACGTAGCTGGATCTTCGGTAAGATCATGTGTAAAGCATACATGACCACAACAAGCATCAATCAGTTCACCAGCAGCATTTTCCTGTTCATTATGAGCGCCGATCGTTACATCGCCGTTTGCCACCCGATATCATCCCCGAAGATGCGCACGCCGTTCATCTCTAGAGTAGTCTCGCTTACCGCCTGGGCTACCAGCGCTCTATTTATGGTCCCGGTATTTCTTTACGCGAACGCCATGGAATCTCCGGAAGGTGTTGtcagttgcaatatttattggCCCAACGACCGCGGCGGCCAGACCTCTTTCACCCTTTACACTCTCATCCTAGGCTTCGCCGTTCCTCTGGTTctcatattgattttttatttcctcgtGATCAAAAAATTGCGCACAGTAGGACCGAAAAACAAATCGAAGGAGAAGAAACGATCGCATCGAAAGGTCACCAAGCTGGTGCTAACAGTGATCACTGTGTACGTATGCTGCTGGTTACCCTACTGGGTCACCCAAGTGGCACTGATATACACCCCGCCGAAGCAATGTCAGACCAGCATCACCATTACCAGTTTCCTGCTAGCTGGTTTTCTCAGCTACAGCAACAGCGCGATGAATCCGATTCTGTACGCTTTTCTGAGCGACAACTTCAAGAAGAGCTTCCTGAAGGCGTGTACCTGTGCAGCCGGCAAAGATGTTAACGCGGCGCTGCACATCGAGAACAGCGTGTTCCCGAAAAGGAACAAGGCTAACGTCGACAGACTTCAGTCTAACCGAATGATTACCTCCGGACAGTCCAGGATAGAACTCGAGGATGAGGAGGCGGAGAGAGGTTTGCTCATCAGCAAAACCTCCACCACTACGGTGACCATGACGTCACGATCGAATATCACAGTTAGCAGCGAGCCGAGAGACCTAGCACAGAGGGATAAGGATCTAATTAAGAACGGTGCACAATTAACTTTATTGACG
Above is a genomic segment from Anoplolepis gracilipes chromosome 3, ASM4749672v1, whole genome shotgun sequence containing:
- the LOC140664210 gene encoding somatostatin receptor type 2; this encodes MMMNTTIDMMDYVQNSTYNLTHNDIGQNCEAELPIIALVNQILYSIVCIVGLLGNTLVIYVVLRFSKMQTVTNMYIVNLAIADECFLIGIPFLVTTISLRSWIFGKIMCKAYMTTTSINQFTSSIFLFIMSADRYIAVCHPISSPKMRTPFISRVVSLTAWATSALFMVPVFLYANAMESPEGVVSCNIYWPNDRGGQTSFTLYTLILGFAVPLVLILIFYFLVIKKLRTVGPKNKSKEKKRSHRKVTKLVLTVITVYVCCWLPYWVTQVALIYTPPKQCQTSITITSFLLAGFLSYSNSAMNPILYAFLSDNFKKSFLKACTCAAGKDVNAALHIENSVFPKRNKANVDRLQSNRMITSGQSRIELEDEEAERGLLISKTSTTTVTMTSRSNITVSSEPRDLAQRDKDLIKNGAQLTLLTQV